CCACTTCTGTTCAGTACAGTAATTATCTTTACTGCATAAGTGGAAGAGGGTTACGTTGTGGAGTATTAACAAATGGTCAATTTATGAAAAATAATACTGGTGATGCGAGTAGCTTTGGGGAAATTATTATTGATATAGATGTGAAAAATCCAAAGGAAAATAAAACATTGTCAACCTATACATCACTTGATTATATGTTAAAAGAAACAAAGCGAAGAATATCGAATGGTGAATCATCCTCATTATTACTCTATCTAAACAATCGTGATGTTGAATCCGCTACAATAAATGACTTTTTGGTTGCTCTTAAAAATGGAGATAAGCTCATTCAAGATATTGTCCATAAATCTGCATATTATTACGGGATAGGACTAGCAAATATCATTAATATTATCCATCCTGAGAAAGTTATTTTGAAAAGTCTTCTAATTGATGTGTATCCAAGCTACTTTGATAATATTATTGAAATTGCAAAACAATACATCTACAGATACGATCAAGCAAAAGTATCTTTTGGAAAGGGACAATTAGAAAATGCGGTTTCCATAGGGGCGTCTGTACTTGTTTTTAATTCTTTTTTTAAATAGTGGTGAAGAATCTAGAGAATTTTTTAGGGAGTTTGACTTCAAACTTGAACATTGGGGGAGAAAAAATGAATGAAAAAAACCAGATTCGACCTTGCTGTGCGGCAAAAAGAAATAGTGAAGCAATTGGTAAAACGAATCAATATATAAAAAAAAGAGAAGAAAAAAATTCTAATATAAAGTTTAAAGAAAAAATGATCTACTTGCCAGGTGGAGAATATTTAATGGGTACAGATGACGGGGAAGGTTTTCCTTCTGATGGAGAAGGACCTGTAAGAAAAGTAAAAGTAGATTCCTTCTATATAGATAGTTACACAGTAACTAATGAAGAATTCAATCAATTTGTTAAAGAAACAGGCTATAAAACGGAAGCGGAGCTGTTTGGATGGTCTTTTGTCTTTTATAAATTTTTCTCTCCTGACAACAAAGTGCAACAAGTAGCGGGTACACCATGGTGGTTTGCCGTTGAAGGAGCTTATTGGTATCAACCTGAAGGGCCCGGTTCTTCCATAGTAAATCGAATGGATCACCCTGTTATTCACGTATCATGGAATGATGCTGTTGCATTTTGTAATTGGGCTGGTAAACGATTACCAACAGAGGCGGAATGGGAATATGCTGCCAGGGGTGGTTTAGAACAAAAGAAGTATCCCTGGGGAGATGATTTAACCCCAAATGGAGAGCATTATTGTAATATATGGCAAGGAGATTTCCCGCGTGAGAATACAAAAGAAGATGGTTTTTTAGGAACAGCACCTGCAAAGTCTTTTCCGCCGAACGGCTTTGGTCTTTATAATGTCGCAGGAAACGTATGGGAGTGGTGTGAAGATTGGTTTACGAATAGTCCTAACCGAAAAATAACAAATGAAATTCACGTGAACGGGCAAACACCAAAAGTAATGCGCGGTGGTTCTTATCTTTGCCATGAATCTTATTGTAATCGTTATCGTGTAGCTGCACGTAGTTCTAATACAATGGATAGTTCCACTGGTAATATGGGATTTCGTTGCGTAACAAATGCTTAAAAAATTAATGGTACTTAAAAACTCAACTTTTGCAGCACAAATTAGGTAAGTATGCCTTGATATAATTGGGCAGACCATTAACCAATTGTTAACCAATTGTTGTAGTTGACTTTTAATTAGCTTTTAAAATTGGTGTTTATCTTTTCTGAGACATTTTCAAAAAGTTTGATTAGTTGCTGAAGTGCTACAGACCTGTCAAGTTCATTTACTTCATCATAGAGTCAGAAAACATCCCCCAAGTCCAAGTGTACGTTCATACGTCCTACAATGGTTTTGCTATGATAGCATCGTGCCGAGAATCAGGATGCACCAGTGGATATAGCGGTAAGTCGTAATGGCTGTCGTCAGTGGATAACATGTAGAGATGATATCCATTGAAGTACTTCTCCCTATAACTATTCCAACCTGTGTAATGTCAGGTTGAGAATACTGATGTGGGTGAGTGAAATTAGTTAGTTCGTGGGCACAGAATTTGAGATTGGAAAAGCTCTAATAATCGATTGGAACCATATCGTAGAGCCAAATCAACGAGTTACGAACAATTACTGGGTTTAGGTACAGCATCCAGCTTTTTAGGTTTATTTTTTTCTATTTAATCTTTTTCCTTTTGGGTTTAACTTTATGTAAGGTTATAACGTTTTAGTTATCAGCGGCCCATTATCTTTGAAATAAGTCATGAAAGGCGCAAATACCTGGAACATCACCATGTTCAAAACCACAAAACTTGATATAATTGATCGTCCCACTCAGTAATGCCAATCAAAGGATTAACCATTAGAAATTAAAGACAAGCCCCGTAGCATTGGAGCCTATCGACTATAGGTGGTTCCCTCAACTCGCTAGATAATCAAGCGCCTGCGCTTTTCTAATATCTTGAATCACTAGACCCCGAAGAGCTCAGAGTTATGAATTCATTCTATTAAATATGTGAAAAGGAGATTATTATGAATAAAATACTTTTAAATAAAACTGTTCTACAAAATGGATATTTTAAAAACAATAGTTCTAGTTCTAAATTCTTAGAAAAAACTAGTATGCCTGATGAGTATCTAAATGAAAGAAAAATTAAAGAGTCTAATTTAAAAATAGTTAACCAAGTAAAGAAATTTAAATTACCTTCTAATAGTTCAGCCTATGCTATTGGAGTTGATATCGGTGGCACCAAAATATTTCTAGTTATAACAGACCTGGATGGAAAAGTTATTTTTCAAAAAAAGGCACCCACAACTAAAAATATAGAAGATTTAAAGATTTTTATTCAATCCTGCATAAAAACATCGGGCATTCAAGAAGAACTAATAATTGGAATGGGGATTGGGGTACCGAGTACAGTAGATACAAATGAGGGAATAGTGTTAGATGCATATGCATTAGGATGGAAAAATATCCCTTTATCGAAATTACTCTCTAGCCGCTTTAGATTTCCTATTTGGATCAATAATGATGTTAACTTTGCTACATTAGGGGAGAATTGGTTAGGTGCAGGCAAATCAATGGATATGATTTTCATTGCGATAGGTACAGGGCTAGGATGTGGAGTTATTGCTAATGGGGAACTAGTGTTAGGACATGAAGGAAAAGCTGGTGAAATAGGATTGAATATTGATAGTATAAGCGATAATAGAGCCCAAGATGGATTTGGGGCACTAGAATATGAAATATCAGGAAGTGGATTAAAAAGAAAAGGTGATCCAACCAAACTTTTTCAAGACTATTATGAAAAGAATGAACCCGGCTATACTGAGATAAAGAAATTTGTTGAAAAACTCACCTTACATATAGTGAATATTGTTAATTTATTAAACCCAGAAAAAATAATTATTGGTGGGGGGGTCTCGGAATCTATGGAAAATCTTACCTATGAGATCCAAACGATAATAAATAATAAGACACCTCTAAAAACGAAAGTTGAGTGCGCTAAACTAGGTAATACTGCAGGAGCAATGGGAGCAATTAAATTTGTGTTAGACAAGTTAAAGTAAATTAATTGCGCATATGAAAGCTTTTTGTCCTATCTCGCGGCCAACAGGACCTTAGTATACGCGTCGTGTATGGTGCGCGCTATACATACAACAACGAAAGGGTACCAGTGATCGAGAAACAGTTAAGGAAATTATGGAGAAACTAAATTCTCAAAACTTCCTAGGTTTCCCAGAATTTCAGGAAGAAATACACTTTGATCCATCCATGAAGACCAATTTTTGCAAGCGTTTGGATGGTAATATCATCAACAAAGTAAACGAGTGGATAGTTTAGGATGAAATGGCTAGAGAAAGCTGAAACAATCACTCAGATGACGATTCACATAAAGATGATCCACTAGAAGGTAGGGCATCCTCATTACAATGAAGGCATCAAACTACATGCATCTACCGAAAATTTCAAAACACGTTTCGGACCCTTTCAAGAAGCCATATTGGCTGATAAGATCTATCGCAATCGTAAAAATCGTGAATTCTACGTAAAAAAGGGGATCCGCCATAGTGTCCCACCCTTTGTCGCCCAACAAGGGAAAAATGCAAAACAACTAAAACAACTGGCCAAACACGATGTATCGAATCGCAATGCAGTTGAAGGGAAATATGGAGAAGTCAATCGCAGCTATGGAAAGGGGCTTATTTCAACATGCCTTCAATAAACAAGTGTAACAATAATTTCCCTACAACTACTGGTTATGAACCCGGAGTATAAGCTCTGCCTTCTTTTTTATTAATTTTTTAATCACTAGTGTAGAAATTAAATGGGCTGTTTTTGCAATCGTTCAGCAGCCCCTAATTAAAAACTGACATGGATCTAGAGTGCTTTCCATCAGGAAAATTCGCAATGATCTTATTCTTCGTTTAGACTGCCTGAATTTAGGTCGATGTTTTTTTCTCTTTACATTTATCCTCTCATTAGATAGGTTTCTTCATTTTTTACACAATGAATTTTCTTGTTTATGCCACTAACTAAAAAAGTAAAAAGTCTGAAAAGTCACAAAAATACATGGAATAGGTCACTATTATAGGTATTGCAGAATTTTTACTGGTATTATAATTTATTTTAAGCAACTTGAATTCTTGCTTTTTAATATATATCCAAAAAAGGGTTACGTATTGCATATAATGAAAGCTGGAAAATTTGCATTTATTCATATAGACTGGCGTTCCTTGCGTAGCTGAATAAGTATTAATTCAATGGCTAGACCATTCTTGCTTTTAAAGATATGTCCTTGGTTACGCAATATTTTTCGCGAAAGTAAGAACGAAAATCCTAAGCAAAGGAACTGTTTTCGCATACGACATGTGCAGTGCCAACACAATGAGGCATATGGTTTTTCTATTTGAAAGAGAAAAGTGTTTATCTAGCCCTTTCACCTTCATGGTGAAACGATACTTTTTTACATTGTGATTCATCGATAATGAAAAAAGAAATCGGTAGATCATTCCATTAGAGGTTCGTTGCTGGGATATTATCCAAAATAAACTAAAGTTGATGTTTGGTGACCACATATTTCTTCAAAAAGGGTGGAATGTCCTTTTTTTAATTAATCCATCCTTCAAAAGTTTTCAGCATTAGTGTAATGTAGACAAGTTTTTGGATACATAATTTTTGCGAGAATTTATTAAAACAATTAAAAAGAAACGAAAGGGGTATTAGTATGAACTTATATTGGGGAGACCTGCATAACCATTGCGGTATTAGTTATGGTTTTGGTAGTTTAGAAAACGCTTTAAAAGCTGCAGAAAAGCAATTAGATTTTGTTTGTATAATTGGTCATGCTGCTTGGCATGATATACCCGAAAAGACGGAGAATCTAGAATTTCTAGTGGATTTTCATGAAAAAGGTTTTGATAAATTGCAGAAAAACTGGAGTGAGGTACAAGAAGTGGTGAAAGCCAGTAACAAACCGCATAAATTCGTTACCTTCCAAGGATATGAGGTTCATTCAAGTGAGTATGGAGATCACCATATAATTTCTAAAAATGATGATTTGCCACTAATTCAAAAACAATCACCTTACGAAGTTATGAAAGCGCTACACTCTTATGAAGTGTTTGCTATTCCACATCATGTTGGTTATACATGTGGTTATAGAGGGGGAAACTGGGATACCTTTAATGAACAAATAAGCCCAGTAATAGAGGTATACTCAAAGCACGGATCTGGTATGTCAGAGGATTCGCCTTATCCATATTACCACGATATGGGTCCTAGAGATTCTAAAAGCACGGTATTTGAAGCATTACGGCGGGGACATAAATTTGGTTTTGTGGGATCCACAGATCATCATGCAGGATATCCTGGTTCATACGGCGATGGAAGACTAGCTGTAATGGCAGAAGAAAAAACAAGAGAGTCCATTTGGAAAGCTATAAAGGATCGTAGAACATATGCTGTAACTGGTGATAAGATAGAATGTCAATTTACAGTGAATGGGCAACCTATGGGGAGTGAAATTAATATTGCAGGAAATAGGAATATTAAGTTTTTTGTTAAGGGTGAAGATGCGTTAGATAAAGTTATTCTTTACAAAAATCTAAAACCATTTGCTGTATTGAACGGAGAAGATTTAAATAAAACTTCGAAAACAACAAAAATATATAAAATCAGAATTGAATTAGGTTGGGGTAACTCAACAGACGGTTTTGTATGGAATAGTAAAGCTGAATTATCAAATGGTAAAATTTTAAAGGCTGAACCTTGTTTTAGAGGTAGAAGTGTGTTGGCCCCTTCTCCTGGAATGAAAGAAGACCCTTCAATGAACGCTTTGCAAAATGAGATGAGATCAATTACAGATAAGAAAGTTGAATGGGATTCAACGACTTTTAAAAACCCTACAACACTTCATCCACATACAAGTGCTCTTATTTTAGAAATAGAAGGCGATAATAATACTATTTTGAAAACAAATATAAATGGTGTTGAACTAGAAACGAAATTAATAGATTTAAAGATTAATAATGTAACTCGTCATTTAGAGAAATATAATTCTGAAGCTTTTATTATTCACAAAGCAGTTCCTGAAGAGGCTTATACATTTATTGGTGAATGGAACGATGATCAGAAAGAAAATGACATGGATATTTATCATGTTGAAGTAAGACAAAAAAATCTTCAAATGGCTTGGGTATCTCCAATTTATGTTAACGCAGAATAGTTGCAGAGGAGGATTTCAAATGAAAGAAAAACTAAGATTTGGAATTGTGGGATGCGGTGGTATCGCACAAAATAAACATTTTCCAAGTTTATCAGCAATAGATGAAGTAGAATTATATGGTTTCTCTGATCACGTTAATGAAAGAGCAGAGGATGCAAAGACTAAATATGGTAGCCAAGATGCAAAAGTGTTTTCCACTTTTCAGGAAATGATTGATGATAGTTCTATTGATGTTATCCACGTATGTACTAGTAATGATTCTCACGCTGATCTTACAATTCGTGCATTGGAATCAGGTAAACATGTAATGTGTGAAAAACCAATGGCAATTACAACAGCCGAAGCAAGAAGAATGAAAAAGGCTGCTGAAAAAACAAACAAGAAATTAACAATTGGCTACAACAATCGTTTTAGAAAAGACTCCATGTATTTAAAAAAATTATGTGACCAAAACATTTTTGGTGATATTTACTTTGCTAAGGCACACGCATTACGACGTATGGGTGTACCAACATGGGGTGACTTCTTAAATAAGGATCGACAAGGTGGAGGTCCTTTAATAGATATAGGAACTCATGCTTTAGATTTAACCTTATGGTTAATGAATAATTATAAACCAAAAGTTGTCTTGGGACAGACATTTAATCAAATAGGTAAGTCGAATGGTAAGGCTAACCCATATGGTCAATGGAATCCCGCATTATTTTCAGTAGAAGATTCGGCTTTTGGAATGATTAAGATGGAAAATGGAGCAACAATCATATTAGAGTCTAGTTGGGCATTGCATATCAGACATGAAGGGGCAGCAAAGTCTACATTATGTGGTACGAAAGCTGGTGCTGATATGTGGAATGGTCTTTTCATTAACGGTGAAGAACACGGGGAATTATACACAAAACAAATTGAACTAGATAAGAAAGAGATTAACTTCTTTGAAACTAAAGCAAAAACTCCAGGAGAAGTTGAAGCACGTATGTGGGTTGATGCGATTTTAGAGGATAAGAACCCGGTTGTGATGCCTCAACAAGCATTAGTTGTTACAGAAATTTTAGAAGCTTTATATGAATCTTCTTTAACAGGAGAAGCTATCTACTTTAATAAGTAAAAAGGAAGAAGGTGTGAAAATGAATGTACTTATTTATGGAGACAATGCCACTATCAATTCATATATCAGTTCGTTAAAGGAAATAGACTTAATTAATGATATTTCAGTAGTCTCAAAAGAAGAAAATAAAGTATATGATAATATTTCTTATTACTCTACTATTCAGCAAGTAAAAAGCAACAGCAACATAGACTTTATCATTATTTGTGATCGATATTCCAATGTTCAAGATGATTGGCCTGAACTTTCTTCAATAAACACTCCAATTATTTGGGATAGTTGTTTTATAAGTCAATCTCTACATTTGAAAGAAATACGCAGCAACTTGGAACCCAATAATTTATTATTTATTGGAGTTAATGAGCTTTTTAATCCACAGGTAGCAGATATCCATAGAAATATAGAAAGACGATTTATAGGTGAGTTAGGAGTAGCAAATTTAAAGCGATACACTCAAACTTCTGATGATCATGATCTTGAACTTCAATCAGAACTTGTAGCTCTGTATCCCTATTTATCGATTGTTAAAAGGGTTTTTGCTATGGAAAGGAAAGTGGATTCAAAACATTATAGTACAACTACATTACGTTTAGAAAATGATGCAATCATAAATTTAGAAATTTTCATTGGTGCACAAGAGTATTTAAGAAACGGTGAATACGCTGGAACGAGAGGTGTAATTAAATATTCATCTGAGTCACATACGATGAAGTTGAAAACCGCTAGTAAGCAAAAAAGTTTTACTCCAACAAAATTAAATGACAAGAAGCAAATGATAGCCCATTTTCTTCAAAACATAAATAATCAAGAAATGAACAATACTTGGTCAATTCATGAAAGAGCTCTTCAGATAAAAGATGCAATTAAACAGTCGCTAGAGACAGGTGCACCTGTTTATATAGGAGGAGAGAATTATGAATAATGTAAAAGTTGGGATGTTAAGCTTTGCACACATGCATGCTTTTAGCTATTTTGATTCTTTAATTGATAGAGACGATGTAACAATTGTTGGAATTAGTGATGAGGATGCGGACCGTGTTAGAGGTTTAATAGATCAATATAAGATTTCTTATTTTAAAGATTATAAAGATCTACTGAAAACAGATGCGGATATTATCATAATAAATTCTGAAAACGCTTTCCATGCTGAACATACGATTGCGTCTGCAAATGCTAAGAAGCATGTCATGTGTGAAAAGCCATTGGGTACTAGCATGGAAGATATGAAAGATATGATTCAAGCTTGTAAAGATAATAAAGTTCAACTAATGACAGCTTTTCCTAATCGTTATGTTCCTTCAATTGTTGAAGCAAAAGATTTAATTGATAAGGGTGAACTTGGTGAATTAATAGCTATAAAAGCTACGAATAAGGGTGCTATGCCAGGAGGGTGGTTTGTGAATAACGATTTGTCTGGTGGAGGAGCTATGTTAGATCATAGTGTTCACGTAGCTGATATATTAAATTGGATTCTCTCATCTGAAATAGAAGAAGTTTATGCTGAGAATGGCACTTTATTTTATAAAGAATTAACATTGGAAGACTCTGCAATGATTACTATGAAATTTAAAAACGGTGTATTGGCAACTTTGGATACGAGTTGGTCAAGAACTGAACCATATCCATATAAAAGAGATTTAACTATGCATTTCGTTGGAACCGAAGGAACATTATTTATTGATTATTTCAAACAAATCTCCGAGGTATATTCTAAAGAATTAAACCATGCTGAATGGAGTTATTGGGGAGATAACAAAGACGAATTGTTGGTTGATGACTTAATAGAAAGATTTAAAAATGGAAAAGAAGTACCAATTACTGGGGAAGATGGGTTAGCT
The Bacillaceae bacterium S4-13-56 genome window above contains:
- a CDS encoding formylglycine-generating enzyme family protein codes for the protein MNEKNQIRPCCAAKRNSEAIGKTNQYIKKREEKNSNIKFKEKMIYLPGGEYLMGTDDGEGFPSDGEGPVRKVKVDSFYIDSYTVTNEEFNQFVKETGYKTEAELFGWSFVFYKFFSPDNKVQQVAGTPWWFAVEGAYWYQPEGPGSSIVNRMDHPVIHVSWNDAVAFCNWAGKRLPTEAEWEYAARGGLEQKKYPWGDDLTPNGEHYCNIWQGDFPRENTKEDGFLGTAPAKSFPPNGFGLYNVAGNVWEWCEDWFTNSPNRKITNEIHVNGQTPKVMRGGSYLCHESYCNRYRVAARSSNTMDSSTGNMGFRCVTNA
- a CDS encoding ROK family protein, giving the protein MNKILLNKTVLQNGYFKNNSSSSKFLEKTSMPDEYLNERKIKESNLKIVNQVKKFKLPSNSSAYAIGVDIGGTKIFLVITDLDGKVIFQKKAPTTKNIEDLKIFIQSCIKTSGIQEELIIGMGIGVPSTVDTNEGIVLDAYALGWKNIPLSKLLSSRFRFPIWINNDVNFATLGENWLGAGKSMDMIFIAIGTGLGCGVIANGELVLGHEGKAGEIGLNIDSISDNRAQDGFGALEYEISGSGLKRKGDPTKLFQDYYEKNEPGYTEIKKFVEKLTLHIVNIVNLLNPEKIIIGGGVSESMENLTYEIQTIINNKTPLKTKVECAKLGNTAGAMGAIKFVLDKLK
- a CDS encoding transposase — protein: MADKIYRNRKNREFYVKKGIRHSVPPFVAQQGKNAKQLKQLAKHDVSNRNAVEGKYGEVNRSYGKGLISTCLQ
- a CDS encoding DUF3604 domain-containing protein — its product is MNLYWGDLHNHCGISYGFGSLENALKAAEKQLDFVCIIGHAAWHDIPEKTENLEFLVDFHEKGFDKLQKNWSEVQEVVKASNKPHKFVTFQGYEVHSSEYGDHHIISKNDDLPLIQKQSPYEVMKALHSYEVFAIPHHVGYTCGYRGGNWDTFNEQISPVIEVYSKHGSGMSEDSPYPYYHDMGPRDSKSTVFEALRRGHKFGFVGSTDHHAGYPGSYGDGRLAVMAEEKTRESIWKAIKDRRTYAVTGDKIECQFTVNGQPMGSEINIAGNRNIKFFVKGEDALDKVILYKNLKPFAVLNGEDLNKTSKTTKIYKIRIELGWGNSTDGFVWNSKAELSNGKILKAEPCFRGRSVLAPSPGMKEDPSMNALQNEMRSITDKKVEWDSTTFKNPTTLHPHTSALILEIEGDNNTILKTNINGVELETKLIDLKINNVTRHLEKYNSEAFIIHKAVPEEAYTFIGEWNDDQKENDMDIYHVEVRQKNLQMAWVSPIYVNAE
- a CDS encoding Gfo/Idh/MocA family oxidoreductase, which encodes MKEKLRFGIVGCGGIAQNKHFPSLSAIDEVELYGFSDHVNERAEDAKTKYGSQDAKVFSTFQEMIDDSSIDVIHVCTSNDSHADLTIRALESGKHVMCEKPMAITTAEARRMKKAAEKTNKKLTIGYNNRFRKDSMYLKKLCDQNIFGDIYFAKAHALRRMGVPTWGDFLNKDRQGGGPLIDIGTHALDLTLWLMNNYKPKVVLGQTFNQIGKSNGKANPYGQWNPALFSVEDSAFGMIKMENGATIILESSWALHIRHEGAAKSTLCGTKAGADMWNGLFINGEEHGELYTKQIELDKKEINFFETKAKTPGEVEARMWVDAILEDKNPVVMPQQALVVTEILEALYESSLTGEAIYFNK
- a CDS encoding Gfo/Idh/MocA family oxidoreductase, which translates into the protein MNNVKVGMLSFAHMHAFSYFDSLIDRDDVTIVGISDEDADRVRGLIDQYKISYFKDYKDLLKTDADIIIINSENAFHAEHTIASANAKKHVMCEKPLGTSMEDMKDMIQACKDNKVQLMTAFPNRYVPSIVEAKDLIDKGELGELIAIKATNKGAMPGGWFVNNDLSGGGAMLDHSVHVADILNWILSSEIEEVYAENGTLFYKELTLEDSAMITMKFKNGVLATLDTSWSRTEPYPYKRDLTMHFVGTEGTLFIDYFKQISEVYSKELNHAEWSYWGDNKDELLVDDLIERFKNGKEVPITGEDGLASGKISLAAYESVKKIEVIKFDKD